ATCTTTGTTAGCAAGGATATTTGAAATCTGATACTGGTAAGAGTTTGTGATTTTTCCATCAGAAGAAGAATAGCTCTTGTCTGAATATTCAGAAACAGCATCTTCAAATGTGATTTCATTGTTTGCAATGCGTTTAGCAATTGATTCAGCCTTTGATTTTTCTTCTACTGTGATAACAGACATGTCATATTTGTTGAACAAAGCTGCATTCTGATTAGCAAACTTAAGTTTTTCATCTAAAGGATAGTCGTTCTTTGAGAAAGCAGCCATCTTAAATCCACGCTGTTCTTTATTCATGTCAGCAATGAACTTCTTTTCTGCTTCAGTATTCTTAAGACCATAAAGTGGTGTAAGACCAACTTTTTCGTTATCAGAAGCAAAGTTGTCGTTTGCAAAACGACTGGCAATAATAGATGCTTTTGCAGAATCATGGAGTTCCTGCTTTACGCTTTCAGAAGCCTGTTTGTAGAGCTTTGAAGAGTAGTTACCTTTTTCATCCTGGAAGTAAGGGAGAATCTCTCTTGTTACTGCAGAATTTGGAGCTTCATAGCCAGATTTTTTAACAGCATCTGAATAAGCATAATTCATTACTGTAGACTTGAAAGCCTGATTGAAAATCTGATAGTAAGTTGTCTGATCAAGCTGCTGACCATACATCTGGTACATCTGGCCATACTGAGATACGAAGTTAGCGAACTCAGTTCCCTGCTCATATTTGATTTCCTTTCCATCATATTTTCCAAAAACTGGTGTGTCGCCACCCTGCTGGCGGCTTGTTCTGCCTTCAACTGCCGGAAGAACGACAAAACAGAATGCACAGATCAAAAGAATAACTAATGATCCGAGTGTGTAAACAGTATTTTTTTTCATAATAAAGTTTCCTTTTTTTTATGATATTTGATAAAAATGAATAAAATATTTTACCATATAATCATTGTGAAGTCTAGTTTTAAATTCTGCTGGTTGTCAGCTTGCTGTGTGTCTCATAACGTGCAACAGCTTCTTTTATCAAAAGCTCAACGAGGTCTGCAAATTTGAGGCCTGCTGCATCACACATCTTAGGGAACATACTGATTGGAGTAAAGCCCGGCAATGTATTGATTTCGTTGAGGTAAACAGCCTTAGTTTCGCGGTCAATAAAGAAGTCAACACGTGAAAGACCTGTTGCATCAAGAACTTTATATGCTGCACAGGCTGTTTTTCTGATTTTTTCGAGGTCATTTTCACTGAGCTCTGCAGGAATAATCAGATTTGCTCCATCAGGATCATTGTATTTTGCATCAAAATCATAAAAATCATGATTTGGAACAATTTCACCTGGAATATATGCTGTTACTTCTTCTACGTCGCTGTCTGAAGGGAAGGTTACTGAGTTTCCTGTAACGCTGCATTCAATTTCGCGTGCATTAGTCAAAGACTTTTCGATAAGAACTTTGTCATCCCATTCAAAAGCTTCCATAATTGCAAAGTTGAGTTCCTTGCGGTCGTTTGCTTTAGAAGCACCGTTAGAACTACCTGCACAGCAAGGCTTTACAAACATAGGATATCCTAGTTCTTTTTCAGTCTCTTCGATAACTGAATCATAAACGATACTGTCGAGAACAACCGAGCGCTTTACACAAACGTAAGGTACAACAGGAAGTCCAACACTCTGCCAGATCAGCTTTGTCTTTTCCTTATCCATTGTGATTGCAGATGCGAGTGGTGTACAGCCGACATAAGGAATGTCTGCCATTTCAAAAAGTCCCTGAATAGTACCGTCTTCACCATAAGTTCCGTGAAGGGCAGGGAATACTACATCAATGTCTAAAGGCTTGCCGCCAGCTAGAAAGGCGTTCTTTCCACCTGCTGGAACAATAGTAACAGCCTTGCTTTCATCTTCTGTAATTGTAAGAATAGCTTTTGTGTCTTTGCATACTCTTTCGTATTCAGAATCAGGCTGTAAATACCATTTACCAGACTTTGTAATTCCAATAAGAATTACCTTGTGTTCTTTGCTGATTCCACTTGCTATGGCCGCTGCAGAAATCAAACTAACTTCGTGTTCGCCCGAACGGCCTCCGTATATAACTGCGATATTCATAGCGGGTTTAACCTCCTTAAAAACCCGATAAACGGGCATGTCAAGGCTTTAAGCGTAGCGTGCCTTGACGTGACCGTATATCACGGCTGTTGTCTTTATTTATATAATTCTTTTAATGCATTTTTAGCTTCGTTTATTTCATCATAAGGCATTGTATAGTCTTTATAAATAATGCTGTTTTCGTGTGACTTTCCGAGCAGCAGAACGATGTCTCCTTTCTGTGCCATTTTGAAAGTTTCTCGGATTGCCTGTGGTCTGTCATGGATAATAAAAAGATTTTCATCCATAACTTTTCCCTCTTTGATAGCGCCTTCTGCAATCATCTTGAGAAGTTCAACCGGGTCTTCTCCACGAGGGTCTTCATCTGCAAGTACAACTACGTCGCAGAACTTAGCAGCAATCTGGCCCTGAAGCGGACGCTTTGTAAGATCACGTTCTCCTCCACTACCAAACAAAGCAAAAATGCGTCCGTTACAGCGTTTGCGTAACGGTGGGAAAATTGTTTCAAAACTTGAAGGTGTATGAGCGTAATCTACAATAAGTTCAAAAGGCTGACCTTCATCAATAACAGTCATACGGCCTTTGATTGGTGTGAGCTCAGGAACCTTTGCAGCAACCTCTTCAAAAGAAAGTCCTGTAACACTGCTTACTGCAGTAATTGCTGCCATCAGATTGTAAGCATTGAAAGCGCCTGGAAGAGATGCCTTTACACTGAAGTGACTTTTTCCGCGTGGCTGTACCGGATCATAGTTTTCAGGGTAAATACCATTTTCTCCATCTGCATCAACATCAAAAGTAAGTCCGTAAGTTGCAGAGGCAATATTACGTGCTGTCATATAGCGGAGATTTTCAGGGATAGGTGGAAGCGGAGTAGCATTGCTGCCTGTTTCTGCCGCTGCTTTTCCAGCCTTGCCTTCTGTTGTAAAGCCGTAAACGTTGTGCTTTGTGGCTTCAATAAAATATGTTGCAGAAGGATCCTCCAGATTTACTATTCCGATAGAATTGATTTTCTGTTTTTCTCCGGCAATAGTCTTAATGTGATTATGCTTATCGAGTGCACGGAAAAGATTTGCCTTATCGTTGCGGTAAGTTTCAAAGTTTTTGTGGAACTCAAGGTGCTCGAGTGTAACGTTCATAAATACACCGCAGTCAAAAAGAATCTCGCCGCAGCGGTTAAGTTTTGTAGAAAGTCCATGAGAAGAAGTTTCTACAACAGCGTACTTACAGCCGTTTTCAAGCATTTCATTTAAGTGATGCTGAATAATTGGGGCTTCTGGAGTTGTCTGATGCTGTGGATTTGGAAGAGCATCTCCACCAAAAGAGTATTCAACAGTAGAAATAAAACCAGCCTTGTGGCCGCAGGTACGAAGCAGCTGCCAGATAAAACTTACAGTACTGGATTTTCCTTCAGTACCTGTTACACCGATAACGATGAGCCGTTCACTCGGGTTATCATAAAAACGGGCAGAAAGAGGTGCCATTGAAAAACGAGCATCCGGCACATTGATGAGTGCAGGGGCAAATTTTGGCATTTCATTTGAAATAGCATTATCAATAGTGCGCTTTATGATTGCCTGAGCTACATCCTCTTTCTGAGAAGATGTAAGTTCACCCTGGAAAACAACAGCATTTGCGCCGGCAAGAATAGCCTGCTCAATGTAGTTGTTACCATCTGTATGAGTACCAGGAAGGGCAAAGAAAAGTGAGCCCGCAGTTACTTCGCGTGAATCAAACACAAGGCTTGATATCTGTATATTATTAATTTCTGATAAATCAGTTATTGTACTTCCGTCAGCTGCTACAACAGTATTCTTAAAAGCCGGCAGAATCTGTGAAAGTTGTTTTGTCATTCTTCTATTATATATGTTTGCGCAAAAATATAAAAGTGATATAATCGCCATATGTTTGAAGTACGCGTAACGGCAGACTTTGCTGCTGCCCATTTTTTAAGAGACTACAATGGTAAATGTGAAAATCTTCACGGCCATAATTATAAGGTATATGCCCATGTAAAAGGTCCAAAACTCAATGAAGGCGGAATGCTTTTAGACTTTTCTAAACTCAAAGCCGCTCTTCGTGAGGTTTGCAAACAGCTGGATCATACAAATCTTAATGACCTTGCAGTTTTTGATCAGAATCCAAGTGCAGAACGTATAGCAATGTTTATTTATGATGGAATAATAGCTTTGCTTAAGAAAGAGGGAATAGATTTGTCGTACAGCGCAGGCAAAACTGAGCCTGCACTGTACTGTGTTGATGTTTTTGAAACAGAAACTTCACGCGCACGTTACCGTGTTGATGAGTAATGTCCGACAGATAATTACACTCTGAATTTATCTATCTGACCACCAATATCTTCAATTGATGACTTCATCTTTTCTGAAATGTCGCGAAGGGCAATACCGGTATCCTTAATTCTTTCTGCATCCTGTGTCATTTCTTCAACACTGGTCTGCATGATACCAGTTGCGTCCTGAAGATTTTTAACTTCTTCAAGAATAGCCTTATTTCCCTGTGACATTTCAACGCTGGCAGTTTTTACCTCAATTGTAGAATCGTTCATAGAATGAAGTGCATTCGAAATATGCATAGAGCCTGTATTCTGCTCTTCCATTGCAGCCTGAATCTGATGAACAAGCTGTTCAGTATCAGAAATCTTATTTGTTACAGACTGGAATGCTTTACTTGATTCTTCCGATGCAGAAACTACATTATCAATTGAGTTCTTGATATTGTTCAGCTGATCACCAATTGTTTTTGACTGAGAAGAAGAGGTTTCAGAAAGCTTACGGATTTCATCAGCAACAACCGAGAATCCCTTACCTGCATCTCCGGCATGAGCAGCCTCAATTGCGGCGTTCATAGCAAGAAGGTTAGTCTGTTCTGCAATATCTGCAATTGCAGTGTTCGCATCCTGCAAAGTTTCACTCTGGTTTTTGATGTCTTCAATAATTGTATTTACATTTATCTGCATCTGAATACCAGTCTGTGCAGATTCCGCAAGAGCATCAAAAGATTCAGACATCTTTTCCATAGAAATATTTACAGATTTAATATTTCCAATCATCTGTTCAATAGCTGCAGATGCATCAGAAACTTCAGAAGATTGTTTGCCAATCATTGTTCCTAAAGATTCAATGTTAGTGGCAATTTCATTTACAGCTCCAGCTGTCTGTTGAACCGAAGTATACTGATTTGAAATCTGTTTATGTACAGATTCAATACTGTTAAGAATTTCATCAATAGAAGTGGCTGTGTTCTGTGTAGATGAATCCAGTGCGAGACCAGCGCTTCCAAGAGTATCTCTTGATTTCTTTACCTGAGCAATAATGGACTGCAGTTTTTCCGTAAAGTTATTAAAGCCGGAAACCACATCACCAATTTCATCTTTAAGATGAATATTAATTCGTTTTGTAAGATCTGCATCACCAGTAGCAATGTCGTTGATGGTATTCTTTACATATCCCAGAGGTTTTATAAGAAGTGAAACAAGAATTAAGGTTGAAATTACAACAATAATAATGGCAATTATAATAGCAATGGCAATGATTGTAGTTATTTTAGAAAGGCTGTCAAAGTATTCACTGTATGGAGCAGCACACATAATTGCCCAATCGCTGCCACCTCCAACCGGCATATATGAAACAACCTTTTTTTCTTTAGAAACAGGTTCAGTAACAATCTGATAGCCGGTCTCACCTGCAACAACAGCTTCAATCATATAATCCCATGGAGTTTTTACCTTTTCATCAACCTGTTCCATTTCCCATGACGAATAATCTTCCTGAGACATTCCTTCGTAAGAATTTCGACCGATTACAAGTCCAGATGCTGTAGACATAATTGTTGGATGTGAATTTTTACCAATCAGAATCGAA
The Treponema bryantii DNA segment above includes these coding regions:
- a CDS encoding SurA N-terminal domain-containing protein — translated: MKKNTVYTLGSLVILLICAFCFVVLPAVEGRTSRQQGGDTPVFGKYDGKEIKYEQGTEFANFVSQYGQMYQMYGQQLDQTTYYQIFNQAFKSTVMNYAYSDAVKKSGYEAPNSAVTREILPYFQDEKGNYSSKLYKQASESVKQELHDSAKASIIASRFANDNFASDNEKVGLTPLYGLKNTEAEKKFIADMNKEQRGFKMAAFSKNDYPLDEKLKFANQNAALFNKYDMSVITVEEKSKAESIAKRIANNEITFEDAVSEYSDKSYSSSDGKITNSYQYQISNILANKDDLASITGLSSGATSDIIQTNSGYSIFKMDGTVTKPDFTTEDLQRAVSTYISAYEMTLIEDYFTAKANDFIKEAKASDFDAAAEKLNVKTSEIAKFPLNYGNVSVLNTLDTSADGMSNAEHNENFLKTAFSLKLNELSEPLVLNNNVIVLQYTTEGTSDDNDVNVNTLVTYDQSSATSIIMKSDKLEDNFLTVYFDNYMR
- a CDS encoding D-alanine--D-alanine ligase family protein — translated: MNIAVIYGGRSGEHEVSLISAAAIASGISKEHKVILIGITKSGKWYLQPDSEYERVCKDTKAILTITEDESKAVTIVPAGGKNAFLAGGKPLDIDVVFPALHGTYGEDGTIQGLFEMADIPYVGCTPLASAITMDKEKTKLIWQSVGLPVVPYVCVKRSVVLDSIVYDSVIEETEKELGYPMFVKPCCAGSSNGASKANDRKELNFAIMEAFEWDDKVLIEKSLTNAREIECSVTGNSVTFPSDSDVEEVTAYIPGEIVPNHDFYDFDAKYNDPDGANLIIPAELSENDLEKIRKTACAAYKVLDATGLSRVDFFIDRETKAVYLNEINTLPGFTPISMFPKMCDAAGLKFADLVELLIKEAVARYETHSKLTTSRI
- a CDS encoding UDP-N-acetylmuramyl-tripeptide synthetase; amino-acid sequence: MTKQLSQILPAFKNTVVAADGSTITDLSEINNIQISSLVFDSREVTAGSLFFALPGTHTDGNNYIEQAILAGANAVVFQGELTSSQKEDVAQAIIKRTIDNAISNEMPKFAPALINVPDARFSMAPLSARFYDNPSERLIVIGVTGTEGKSSTVSFIWQLLRTCGHKAGFISTVEYSFGGDALPNPQHQTTPEAPIIQHHLNEMLENGCKYAVVETSSHGLSTKLNRCGEILFDCGVFMNVTLEHLEFHKNFETYRNDKANLFRALDKHNHIKTIAGEKQKINSIGIVNLEDPSATYFIEATKHNVYGFTTEGKAGKAAAETGSNATPLPPIPENLRYMTARNIASATYGLTFDVDADGENGIYPENYDPVQPRGKSHFSVKASLPGAFNAYNLMAAITAVSSVTGLSFEEVAAKVPELTPIKGRMTVIDEGQPFELIVDYAHTPSSFETIFPPLRKRCNGRIFALFGSGGERDLTKRPLQGQIAAKFCDVVVLADEDPRGEDPVELLKMIAEGAIKEGKVMDENLFIIHDRPQAIRETFKMAQKGDIVLLLGKSHENSIIYKDYTMPYDEINEAKNALKELYK
- the queD gene encoding 6-carboxytetrahydropterin synthase QueD — its product is MFEVRVTADFAAAHFLRDYNGKCENLHGHNYKVYAHVKGPKLNEGGMLLDFSKLKAALREVCKQLDHTNLNDLAVFDQNPSAERIAMFIYDGIIALLKKEGIDLSYSAGKTEPALYCVDVFETETSRARYRVDE
- a CDS encoding HAMP domain-containing methyl-accepting chemotaxis protein — its product is MKISLKFKIIVFVVVLVNLAVIAVGLVARRELSDSISTSTQQIMELNAQKSAKILHDVMEKEFYFLEAIAELPYLRDEDITLEQKTAQLSAIAIANPEHLENLAFYNDKGMCIRPDGVYVDVSDQDFFQQTISGKRVIIDPLPKKYMMEWAGDETIMFYSIPVYSAKNPNKAIGILSSIVNGDDVYNLSDSILIGKNSHPTIMSTASGLVIGRNSYEGMSQEDYSSWEMEQVDEKVKTPWDYMIEAVVAGETGYQIVTEPVSKEKKVVSYMPVGGGSDWAIMCAAPYSEYFDSLSKITTIIAIAIIIAIIIVVISTLILVSLLIKPLGYVKNTINDIATGDADLTKRINIHLKDEIGDVVSGFNNFTEKLQSIIAQVKKSRDTLGSAGLALDSSTQNTATSIDEILNSIESVHKQISNQYTSVQQTAGAVNEIATNIESLGTMIGKQSSEVSDASAAIEQMIGNIKSVNISMEKMSESFDALAESAQTGIQMQINVNTIIEDIKNQSETLQDANTAIADIAEQTNLLAMNAAIEAAHAGDAGKGFSVVADEIRKLSETSSSQSKTIGDQLNNIKNSIDNVVSASEESSKAFQSVTNKISDTEQLVHQIQAAMEEQNTGSMHISNALHSMNDSTIEVKTASVEMSQGNKAILEEVKNLQDATGIMQTSVEEMTQDAERIKDTGIALRDISEKMKSSIEDIGGQIDKFRV